From one Triticum aestivum cultivar Chinese Spring chromosome 4B, IWGSC CS RefSeq v2.1, whole genome shotgun sequence genomic stretch:
- the LOC123090373 gene encoding serine/threonine-protein phosphatase 7 long form homolog, translating to MAMISGLPINGQAVTGRVSVGNWRERTADLIGVQPEGPQEGKADTAKVRHSWLKLVRGNTNPCPQDANDVVVQQYARAYLWYVLTKVVFSDATGNSALWMFLEPLNNWDTQYSWGSAALAYLYRQLDLACRRKGGTSSLSGFVWSLSVWMWERIPVGRPDLKNPLMANPRGNHDGLHDDDPYRRPTLAYYWEQVTVYTGSSHVRYKCYMNELDTLTAEQVHWLPYVEDRDFDLNEMCTRDSHLWRARCPMICFFAVEWHFVDRVARQFGKRQGIPIEESKEEMLSLHRFDRRNNQDISDWANKHRAWIEIWNQRDTLVQSENRPHNQSAYQKYQVWYADRYRLKLKPGWTHEEWSELVSEDPETAEGYHTFNTAVRDTRGAHVDYAPMHDEMGRELLLCVNDANVALSHPPGGALSERTLRSTMEKFKKRFHKMAAMLSCHGAKSSDVYAPGSRAARANKRRYVQNEEDIEEEVNEEEPAHQEEPTHHDEHEYDATHQEDHEYDVDAPQPSQVTQPTQGNAHSRKGKAIAKTPGQKGRKKIWNTQFHSPEYPHQFMPAGMQRYKSNIDAEAEEASEEEEHEASEEEEHTLADIVKRGRKK from the exons ATGGCTATGATAAGCGGCCTTCCTATCAATGGACAAGCTGTTACCGGTCGTGTCAGCGTGGGTAATTGGCGAGAACGGACTGCCGATTTAATTGGCGTTCAGCCCGAGGGCCCTCAGGAAGGCAAGGCCGATACAGCGAAAGTGAGGCATTCTTGGCTAAAACTGGTCAGAGGAAACACCAACCCGTGCCCTCAGGATGCCAATGACGTGGTTGTGCAGCAGTACGCGCGGGCCTATCTTTGGTATGTACTAACCAAGGTAGTCTTCTCAGATGCAACCGGGAACTCAGCCCTCTGGATGTTCTTGGAGCCACTTAATAACTGGGATACCCAGTATAGCTGGGGTTCGGCCGCACTAGCATACTTGTATCGTCAG CTTGACTTGGCGTGTCGGAGGAAGGGAGGTACATCCTCATTGTCTGGGTTTGTTTGGAGCCTATCCGTGTGGATGTGGGAGCGGATCCCGGTTGGACGGCCCGATTTGAAGAACCCCCTCATGGCAAACCCACGGGGTAATCATGACGGGTTGCATGATGATGATCCATATCGGCGCCCTACGCTTGCTTACTATTGGGAACAAGTGACAGTGTACACAGGAAGCTcgcatgtgcgatacaagtgctatATGAACGAGCTGGACACCTTGACTGCTGAGCAG GTACATTGGTTGCCTTATGTGGAAGATCGTGACTTTGATCTTAATGAGATGTGCACGCGTGATAGCCATCTTTGGCGGGCGAGGtgcccaatgatatgcttcttcgcaGTTGAGTGGCACTTTGTAGACCGTGTGGCAAGACAATTTGGAAAAAGACAAGGTATTCCAATTGAGGAGAGCAAGGAGGAAATGCTATCTCTGCATCG GTTCGATCGAAGGAACAATCAGGATATATCGGATTGGGCAAACAAACACCGTGCGTGGATAGAAATTTGGAATCAAAGAGACACGTTAGTGCAATCAGAGAATAGACCTCACAATCAGTCAGCATATCAGAAGTATCAAGTGTGGTATGCGGATCGTTACCGGTTAAAGCTGAAGCCAGGTTGGACTCACGAGGAGTGGTCGGAGTTGgtgtctgaagacccggagactgcAGAAGGTTATCATACCTTCAACACGGCTGTGAGAGACACCAGAGGGGCTCATGTTGACTACGCACCGATGCATGACGAAATG GGCAGAGAGTTGCTTCTGTGCGTCAACGATGCCAATGTTGCACTGAGTCATCCACCTGGTGGTGCATTATCTGAGAGGACTCTTAGGAGCACGATGGAG AAGTTCAAGAAGCGGTTCCATAAGATGGCAGCTATGCTTTCTTGCCATGGTGCTAAGTCCAGTGACGTGTATGCACCAGGTAGCCGCGCCGCCAGAGCTAATAAACGGCGTTATGTCCAGAACGAagaggacatagaggaggaggtcaATGAAGAGGAGCCAGCACATCAAGAGGAGCCAACACATCATGATGAGCATGAGTATGATGCAACACATCAAGAGGATCATGAGTAtgatgttgatgctccacaaccatcACAGGTTACACAACCGACACAAGGCAATGCCCACTCTAGAAAAGGCAAAGCAATAGCTAAGACACCGGGCCAGAAAGGTAGAAAGAAGATATGGAacactcaattccatagtccggagtatcCTCATCAATTTATGCCTGCGGGAATGCAAAGATATAAGTCGAACATTGATGCAGAGGCGGAGGAGGCTAGCGAAGAGGAGGAGCATGAGGCTAGCGAAGAGGAGGAGCATACACTTGCAGATATCGTGAAGAGAGGAAGGAAGAAGTGA